The Athalia rosae chromosome 7, iyAthRosa1.1, whole genome shotgun sequence genome window below encodes:
- the LOC105693710 gene encoding probable NADH dehydrogenase [ubiquinone] 1 alpha subcomplex subunit 12 translates to MAKFLGLDKIARFFRIVKHNGGIRGSLRAIYMRDELKAGDLIGEDKFGNRYYQNNMFFYGRNRWVEYNDSVGLNYDASQVPAEWYGWLHYKTDLPPHQDPSRPKYKWMMDHTENFSGTNKAYMPYSTTRPKIEAWKPPK, encoded by the exons atggcgaaatttTTGGGTCTTGATAAGATAGcgagattttttcgaattgtcAAACACAACGGGGGCATACGAGGTTCCTTAAGAGCCATTTACAT GCGAGATGAATTGAAAGCTGGTGACTTGATAGGAGAGGACAAATTTGGGAATCGATATTACCAAAACAATATGTTCTTTTACG GACGCAATCGTTGGGTTGAATATAACGATAGCGTTGGTCTGAATTATGATGCATCACAAGTTCCTGCTGAATGGTACGGATGGCTACATTACAAGACCGATTTACCTCCACACCAAGACCCATCTCGCCCCAAGTACAAGTGGATGATGGACcacactgaaaatttttcaggcaCTAACAAAGCTTACATGCCTTACAGTACGACCCGTCCTAAAATCGAGGCGTGGAAACCCCCCAAGTAA